CCTTCCGCCATCCCAATAATCaaggtgcagggttacagggaaagggctggAGAATGGCACCACGTCATGATGCCCATTCACAAAGCTGGTGCAGAGATActgagccaaatagcctcctcctgcactgtaacaattctctggttctatgattttttttgtatgttcACTTGAACAGGCAGACTGAGCTATCAGTATCTGATCCAAAAGATACTGCCCCGGGTTGAACTCTGCATTGTTGAAATTCATAAAGTGCTGGGGTGGAATTGGAATTTGTGAGCTTGAGGATACTGCCAAGTTGAGAGTTATTGCTGTAGTAAGTGATGTAGAGAACAAACTTAAAATGCTAATTATATATCAACAATATGCTATCAAATGTAGATAGGTATTACCATCAAAGGAACTTCTGGGAAATGGTgcttaaaagggagaaagtggaaggTTTTGCTTGCCAGTTTAATATTTTGTTCTGCCTCATTACATAAATGGCAGCAAATTCAgaatctttaaaacaaaatatcagAAGACAAATATGATTTAGTTCAGATAAGATGGTTCAGTATAAACAATAGAACACTAGATCTGAATGAAAATCTGTTATTAATTAATCAAGCTGTTTCATAAGTATTGCTTATTTTGTTAATTATTAAATTATTCATTGTGGTAACTTCTCATTTTTAATATTCAGAATAGGAAAAGTTGGAAATCAAAAAAGAGTCGTTGGAGTGTTGCTGGGCTCTTGGCACAAAAAGGTGCTTGATGTTTCAAATAGTTTTGCAGGTAAGAAATTAGTAGTAAATCTGATTATTACTGATGTCAGTTGCTTCTAATATTGAATAATCTGACAAAATCCTCGAATTGAAATCTAATACCTGAGACCAGACTACTTACTTGGTCCTGTTTTGATACCATTCGTGCAATTTTTAAGCAATGTGTTGCTCAAAAATGGTCAAGCTAGTTTTGAAACTCTAATCCAATATTAATTTCAGTTTTGAGCAACCAGTAACACAAAAGGTATTTCTTCTTTAGATTTTTTGGTCAGGTTATCTGCAAAGCAGTAATctgctcatttaaaaaaaatgttggatcTTTGTTTACAAATTATTATGTACATAACTTTATTACATTTTATAGAACTATGTTGGGAGTCTTTTCAAAGGTACTATTGTGACTGTAAGTATTGTGTTGGCTGAGCAAAAGACCTTCATGGTCAGTTTTTACACTTCAAACAAAATCTGCTTTTGTAATCGTTGATAACACGCAAGAAAATTTTACTCTTACTTATATAATTAATGCTTAAATTTTAATGATGTGTCTTGATAATTAAAGCCTGGACATTTTTTCAACATTACACTTGTTGGAATAGGAAGGAAATCCCTGAACATTACAATTTTAcagttaattttgatttttattaattGCCTGACATTTGAGAACATTTTATCTTTTGAATGTTCTTTACCACATTAGTTCCATTTGATGAGGATGAGAAAGATGATTCTGTGTGGTTCCTAGAtcatgattacttggaaaacatGTATGGAATGTTTAAGAAAGTGAACGGTAAGATTCCTTTATAGTAAGTACTTCTCTTGAACTAAATTTAGATTGTACCTGCTCATTACTTTTTATTTCAGTCAAACTGAAAGGTTCAATCTTTTGAGTTTTTGATCTTTAAGGCACTTAGAATATGAGAGGCTTATTCCCTAAGGCGAAGTGATTGGAACAGTGATTATTTTGCTTTAACAAATAAAAGATACAAACTGTATTACTATCATATATTTCTTTATGGTCAGTTTGAGTAACAAAGTTCAGTCTGTTTCTCTGCATGCCTGGATGTCAAATtagagaaaatatattttaaaatgagaaattaAATTAATGTTAATCAGGAATCTTCTGCTGCAAACCTGTATTTGTTTGGTTTAGAAAGATACCAATACGAACATTATTGGACAAAAAAACCTGTTTATGTCCTGCCATGTTCAATTCAGAATCTTGTAATGTGGTACATACGTCTCATTACTGATTAGAACAAATATTGTTTCAAGTGAGGCTTTTCTTTAAAGTTGTATAGATGTGAAAGTTTTCTCACATTGCTGCTTGTTGAATGTGATGCATCAAGGTATGTGATGTTAATGGGTGATTATCTATCTGTCTTAGCCAGGGAAAGGATCGTTGGATGGTACCATACTGGACCCAAGTTACACAAAAATGATATTGCTATCAATGAACTGATGAAACGATACTGTCCTAATTCTGTAAGGATTTAGACCTATCCTCCTTTTGAATAACCTTCCAATAGTTGATTGTAAATAACACTTGTTGTTTACATTATGTGTGGAGATGCTTGTTTTGGATGGTGAACTGAATTATTTAATTGTAAAGTAATCTTAATGTTTGTGTATTCATTTTGAATACAGGCTTCCATATTTTAATTAGTTGATGACCCATCTAAGAATTACAATTCCTTTATTGAAGTTTTCATTAAATCTCATGGATGAATTGACTTTAATCATTCatattttaattttgaagaaaaatacaataatattttaattttgtatttctCAAAGAATCGTTTGCGGTATATTACAATTCTTTTCATAGGTATATTGTTTGTCTTTTAGTTGTTAGATCAGGGATATCATGTCTGAGATCATTATCTCATGAGTATATTTACATAGTAATTGTTCTTATAATATTTAAATTTAAGTATTTAAAATCTTAAAATATATAACAGTATTGACATGAGTATGTTATATGGATGGGAGTGATgtgaccaaataatctgttttaaggCTGTCTGAAGAGAAATTGTTTAATAACCTGTCGATCTTGGCTGTGACATACATAGTAAATAACTGATAGGATTCTTTACCAAAGgttatttaaatatttgaatttactGAAAAATTGCAGACAATATAGTTTTTGTTCTCACTTGTAGTGTAATTATCAGGATGATTATATGAGAATATTATCCTTTCctcttgtcccctttttaccATTTAATTGTAGCACTTATGAACAACAATTAATAATTACTCAACATGAAGTCTAACATTGCTTTGCAGCAAAATAAATGTTGCATTACCCGTTTTATAATGTCCTTAATTCCTGAAGTTAGAAATGATTTCTTATCAGTGTTTTTCACTTCCTGAGACTATGTcctgattttctttctttcaggTTTTGGTTATCATTGACGTCAAACCAAAAGACCTGGGGCTGCCTACAGAGGCTTGTATTTCAGTAGAGGAAGTTCATGATGTGAGTACCGCATTGATTTATGTGAAACATGTCAATGCCTGAAATGTAATTAATCGTTTGGATGGCATTTTCTTCAGTGCCTAAAACCCAATGAAATGTGATTTATATTTTCAGTGTAACTTAAGAGTTTTATGTTGTTCAAAAGTCATTTCATTAAAACTGAATTTGAGCTTTACCCTAATTATAAACCTAAAAGCCAAATAACTGGCAACTTGTTGGATTTATAAAGCTATTAAAGTTTTGGCTTTCTTCACTATGACTTTCAGTTTCTGACTTGTTTATCACTTGGATGTTCTTCCATACATTGGAAAACTGAAATAGCATTAAACGGCATCCTTTCCATTACTAGATGATCAATGGTTATCTGAGCAGAtgatgaacacttttttttttcaaatctgtctTCTGACTGGTGTGCAAGAAGAAATCTACAATTGACTTAAATCATCTGGACACAGATGATTCAGGATGTTTTTCAATGACCTTTAATGTAGATTGTGTGCATGTAATTGTTGAGATGGTATATGCTTAGGTTTAACTGTGGTACCTTCTTTGTTCATGGCAGTTGTTTTACCAATGTATGCTTGGGCACTAGCCATCTAGTAGTGCTCATACCAAACAAAGATTAATATCTTGTGAAAGGGGAAAAttataaaggaaaataattattGATTGGTAAACATCTTCACCTCAAATCGTCTTGAAACAgctgacaaaaaaaatgaaaactctCAGTAAATGGACGTtggaggggaggcaatggcctattggtattatcactggattgttaatccagaggcccagataatgttctggggactcaggttcgaatcccaccatggcgtatgtctggaattaagagtttaatgatgactatgaatctattgttgattgtcagaaaaaaacatctggttcactaatgtcctttagggaaggaactgccatccttacctggtctggcctacaagtaacttcagacccacagcaatgtggttgactcttaattgccctctgggtaattcagGACGGGTAGTAAATATTGCCTGGGCAGTAAATGTTGCCTAGCCAGTAACACCCTcaacctatgaatgaattttttgaaaaggtcATTGTTTTACTGTGGTATCTCTACAGGATGGAACTCCAACTTCCAAAACATTTGAACATGTCACGAGTGAAATCGGAGCGGAAGAAGCAGAAGAGGTTGGAGTAGAGCATTTGCTACGGTAAGTTGGAAATGTCAGCAATTTTTGATCCAAAAGCAAAGTTCGGTGAATTATTCCATCATCTCCCTTTGATGCTGTGATACTGGGAATTATTTTGGAGAGGaaggcaattttttaaaaaattaaattaataagAGTTTGGAATTAAATGATTCTGCTGACTTTTGAGGTTTTAATTTGGTATGTAACAGCACTTGTTTATCTAGTGAATTGAGCTGTAGCCCATAGGTTATGACATagaattattatttttctttggGACAATTCCAAGCTTTTCAGTAACATAGCACATTTCAGTGAGTTAAATAATTCCACATCCCATCTTTTTCTGTTCATTGAATTGTTCATAAATATCAAATTTCCTTGCAAATGCGATAATTATACATTATGTTGTGAATCTCTCTACTAGGAGCATATGACAAGCTAAAGAAGGATCAAGTGCACTAATGTTTCAAATTCATTTTATATGGATTTTCATTAGTTTTATATAAAGTTCCACAGCTCATCAGTGTGTCACAACACATCAGTTATAAGTTACTGTCATAGGATAATGTTTAGAATCAGCTTTTAGAATCATACCTATCCCTGCATTAAATGTCAATTTGAATTCTTTGTATAATGTTTAAGTTGTCTGATTTTATAACTTAAGGCTAGACTTTAGAATAATATTCAATTTATATGCTTGTACCCCCATTGCAGCGATATTAAGGACACCACAGTCGGCACACTGTCGCAGCGAATCACAAACCAAGTGCATGGTCTCAAAGGACTGAACTCAAAAATTTTAGAGATAAGAAATTACTTGGAGAAAGTGGCCACAGGGAAGTTGCCCATCAACCATCAAATTATTTACCAGTTGCAGGACGTCTTCAATCTACTGCCTGATGTTAATCTGCAGGAGTTTGTGAAAGCCTTTTACCTGAAGACGAATGATCAAATGTTGGTGGTGTATCTTGCATCACTTATCCGATCAGTAGTTGCCCTACACAACTTAATCAACAATAAAATTGCTAACAGAGATGCAGAAAAGAAGGAAGGGCAAGAAAAGGAcgaaggaaagaaagagaagaaagatgacaaagaaaaatgtgaatcaaagaaggaagaaaagaaagacaaaaaatAAATTGTGTAGTACTTTTTTAAAGAATAGACCTTCAACTTGAACACTCAATGTTGAGTGGGAATGTTAATACTTCAACTTAATTAAAAGGGCCAACATTTACAGCCATTGTGTTTGCATAAGCCAGTTTTCTGAATCTGTACAATGTACATGTTTAATCTTGAAAATTATAAATATTGCATTACTAATTTGTCCTAAGTTTGTTATTCATTTCTATAAGTTGAGAATACCTACTTCCAAAtataacctgcactttttttctAGATATGAGTATATTCTGGCAGCTGCACAGTGGAGAGATTAACTTAATCTGAATCCCTTGCAACTGAGAGTAGCGCTCTGGCATCATCTACAGAATGAGTGAATTTCGTTTTCAATTTTGTTGGCTGAGCGAGTGAATAAAAGAGAATTTGATCTGGCATCATTTGTTAATATACTGACTTTTTGACTTGGCAGCTAACCCACATTGAAGGGCTGAGGGAAAAGGTGGTCTTTTCAATTGAAGGTTTTAGCTTTTGGTAGTTTATACCAATCTTTGATAGATCTATGATTACCAGTCTCTAACTTAAATATATTCCAATAGCTTCCACAATCCTCtaccatttaagatgtatctggacagatacatgagtaggtggggagcagaggagtTAGACAAAGgcttagacagtagatttggatcgactcaggcttggagggctgaagggcctgttccagggctgtaagtttctttgttctttgataaagaattccaaagatccacaacCCTGAGTACAAAAAATTCTCCACCCAAGTGGTATGCGCTGATTCTGAGCTGCTTAACCAGAGAATCTCCTTGCCTGCACCTTTTGTAAGCTTCAATGCTTTCTTTTTTTGGAAAGTCTAGAGAATATAAACCCAATTTGTCTGGTTGCCCTTGCAATAAAGGTTAACATTCCGTTCTCAATAGCTTGGTGCACCTGTATggtagccttcagtgacttatcaaccaaggacacctaggtcccttTGCACATCTGTTCTTGTCTATTTACTAAGCCTAttcaaatccttctgtagccACTTTATATCTTCCTCACAACATACGTTTCTGCTTGGTTTTcttatcacctgcaaatttggaaatattacatttggtcccatGTTCAAATCACTAATGTATATCTTGAAAAGCTGGGCCTACGTTGTGATCTTTGCAGTATCCCATTAGTCACAACCTGCCAAAGTGAGAATTACATAAAATCAACAGGTCTGTAATTCTGTTTCACCTTCTCTTGTTCCCTTCTTAAATAGCGGACTGgcatttgctaccttccaatccACAGGAATCATTCCAAAATCTATAGTTTtcttttagaattcctacagtgtggaaataggccctttggcccaacaagtccacactgaccctgcgaagggtaacccacccaaaaacgttcccctaactaatgcacctagcctacacatccctgaacactatgggcaatttagcatagccatttcacctagactgcacatctttggattgtgggatgaaacctgcgcagacactgggagaatgtgcaaaatccacacagtcaccagaggctggaatcaaacccaggtctctggtgctgtgaggcagcagtgctaaccactgagcccccttttggaagataatcaccaatATATTGATTATCTCTGTAACCACCTTCTTCAACACTCCAGGGTTTAGACTATAAGTTCCTGGGAAATAATCAATtttcagcaccagggtcccaggttcgattccagccttgggtgactgtctgcgtggcgtttgcacattctccccatgtctgtgtgggtttcctccgttcAAAGATacgcaggtcagctgaattggctgtgctaaattgcccatagtgctaagtgcattagtcagagggaaatgggtctcgatgggttactcttcagagggccagtctggacttgttgggccgaagggcctgtttccacacgagggaatctaatctaattctccagcacattctgtttacTTATAACAAATTCCCTtgacaagccaggggactataagCCAGTggacctgacgtcggtggtgggcaagttgttggagggaatcctgagggacagcctgtacgtgtatttagaaaggcaaggactgagtagggatggtcaacatggctttgtgcgtgagaaatcatgtctctcaaatttctttgaagaagtgataggtttgatgagagcagagcagtagatgtgatccatattgACTTCAGttagacgttcaacaaggttgcccatgggagattggttagcaaggttagatttcatggaatacagggagaactagccatttggatatagaactggctgaaAAGTTGAAGacggaggtggtggtggagggttgtttttcagacgagaggcctgtgaccagtggagcgccataaggatcagtgctgggtccactacttttaatcattttatataaatgatttggatgttaaaaAAGGAAGTATAGTTAATACATTTggaggtgacaccaaaattggaggtgtagtggacagcaaagaaggttatcccaggttacaatgggatcttgatcagatgggccaatggctgagaagtggcagataagagtttaatttagataaatgtgaggtgctgcattttgggaaaacaaatcttagcaggacttatacacttctggggcggctcagtggttagcactgctgcctcacagcaccagggacccgggttcaattcccgcctcgggcaactgtccgtgtggagtttgcacattctccccgtgcctgtgtgggttttctcggggtgctccggtttcctcccacagtccaaagatgccccggtcaggtgaattggccttactaaattgcccttagtgttaggtggattagtcaggagtAGGTATaagggggtgggtttctcttcgaagggtcaatgtggacttgttgggccgaagggcgtttccacactgtaggtaatttaatCTTAATAgtaaggacctggggagtgttgctgaacaaagagaccttggagtgcaggttcataactccttgaaagtggagtcgcaggtagataggatagtgaataaggtgtttggtatgctttcctttattggtcagagtattgagtagaggagttgggagatcatgttgcggctgtacaggacattggttaggccactgttggaatattgcatgtaattctggtctccttcctgtcaatagacaataggtgcaggagtaggccattctgcccttcgagcctgcaccaccattcattatgatcatggctgatcatcgtcaatcagtatcctgttcctgccttatctccataacccttgattccactatccttgagagctctatctaactctttcttgccattccaggaatttacctcgtgaacctacgctgcactccctccatagccagaatgtcttttctcaaatttggagaccagaactgcacacagtactccaggtgtggtctcaccagggccctgtacagctgcagaagaacgtcTTTGCTTCTTTACTCAAACCTTCcttttatgaaggccagcatgctattagctttcttcactacctgctgtacctgcatgcttaccttcattgactggtgtacaagaacacccagatctctttgtactgcccctttacctaacttgactccatttaggtagtaatctgccttcctgttcttgccaccaaagtggataaccatacatttatccacattaaactgcatctgccatgcatctgtccactcacctaacctgtccaggtcaccctgtaatctcctaacatcctcctcacatttcaccctgccacccagctttgtatcatcagaaaatttactaatgttactattaataccatcttttatatcattaatatatattgtaaaaagctgcggtcccagcactgatccctgtggtaccccactggtcaccgcctgccattctgaaagggagccatttatcactactctttgtttcctgtcagccaaccaattttcaatccaagtcagtactttgcccccaataccatatgccctaattttgctcactaacctcctatgtgggactttatcaaagactTTCTCTAAGTTCAGGTACACTAtcagaaagatgtcgtgaaacttgaaagggttctgaaaagatttacaaggatgttgtcagggttggaggatttgagctatagggagaggttgaatcggctgcGGCTATTCTCCcgagagcgtcagaggctgaggggtgactttatagaggtttacaaagtcatgaggggcatggataggataaatagacaaagtcttttccctggggttggggactccagaactagagggcataggtttacggtgagaggggaaagatataagagacctaaggagcaacctttcacgcagagggtggcacgtgtatagaatgagctgccagaggaagtggtggaggctaatacaattgcaacatttaaaaggcatctggatgggtatatgaatagaaagggtttggagggatgtgggccaggtgctgcaggtgggactagattgggttgggatatctggtcggcatggaccaaagggtctgtttccgtgatgtacgtctctatgactataagtcACGGCAGGGCTGGTAACAAAGGAATCTCTAATTACATTTacaattaaaatcaaaaatgCTGTAAGAATAAAATTTAATGGCTCAAGAAGATATTCCGATTATTTTGTGCATTTCAGTAAAGGGTATATAATTATTTAGATTAAACTAATGCTGTAGAATTAAAATAAAGATGTGTGATTTTCAAAATTCCAGCAATATGGCACAAATAAAATGGTTATACAAATTGatatcaattttatttatttccctCCAATTCCCTGTTCCTTCTCTGCTGAGAAGTGTGGATAATATGGACGGATGCACATTAAAATAGAACTTGCCTGTACATAATCAAAGGAAAAGCACTGACCCCTAGGAGGCACTTTAACATAAATATGCCATCAGTATTCCAAAATAAATGGCTAACTGCCACTTGATCTTCATGAACAAGCTGTTAAGCTTCAGTTCCATACTCTCTACTTAACCTGAATCACATGTGTTTAGTGCATTTTGTCCAAAGGGTGCTAACACTGCAATGCATCCAGAAACTGGAAGAAACCATTTTTGTTATGCAAATGGTGTGCTTTTGTTCTCCTGAATGCCATTGGCTCCTCCTTTTACTCCTTGTTACAATAATAAATATGGACTacagatttttaactttcatcaCCCAATTGTTATACCTGAGACCTTTCATAAAAAGAATGATTGCTTAAGAAGAAAGAAACAAGGACCTAAACCTGATCACAAATTGAGGCAAGCTTCACAAACCTCACATCGAACAAATAAACCCTCTGCACTGAAATAATCATGTTAACATTAAAACTAAACAATTGAGTCAACATCAAGGAGTTTGCAACTCCTTTCTAATTCACACATGTACATATGATAATTTCGTATACTGGGAGATGGAAGTCTTGCCTGCCAGTTGGCcagcttggaaagacaatggagctAGAGTCCAGAACACCGGCTGAACTATGGTTCCCTGATGTGGAcctgggtggacaaaattaaaaaccatacaacaccaggttattgtccaacaggtttattggaagtactagcttttggagcattgctccatcatcagctatctccttcagctacctgctgaaggagcagcgctccgtaagctaatacttccaaataaacctgttggactatgttTCAACAGCTGCTTTTGAGCAAAGCTAAGAGATAAATTCTGGAATACTTCCTCCCCAGCTATTTCTCTCATCTTGGAAACAGCAACCAGTGATAAAATAACTTGAAGAAAACAATCATTCAGCAAGACTCAATAAATACCGATTCTGGTCTCAGTACATAATTATTTACCTGTTGCTTCAGGTATAATATGCAATGCCTCAAAGATTCAAAGGAATTTTAAATTGCACAGCCTTGTTTTTAATGTAACACATCTTTTATAAAAAAAGCTTGTTacctgtgtttttgattttgcacttttaatttttttttgacagtAAGTTATACAGTTTCTTTCGCTCAAGGAAATGTTGAAAATTACCTTCTTCATTTTCAGGCAAATTTTTAATTGGAGCACAAAACGAAAGGAAAGTATTTGTTCCAACTGACCAAAAGGGGGTTAAAAGAGGAGAGCTAATTCCACTTAGTCATAACATCCGACACTAAGAGCACGACTGAGCAATTATTGCTCCAACTATCTGTTATGCAGGAAAACCTTTTCAGCTGACTGATAATGGACTGAATTGTAACATCAAGacatgttcctttttttaataaatatttttattgaaaaactttttaaaatcttttacaaaatattttctaTAATGAAATAAAACA
This genomic window from Chiloscyllium plagiosum isolate BGI_BamShark_2017 chromosome 17, ASM401019v2, whole genome shotgun sequence contains:
- the psmd7 gene encoding 26S proteasome non-ATPase regulatory subunit 7, with the protein product MDLKGDHLCFRLVCVYFSLLPPPQPVFGGRGRSETMPDPVVEKVVVHPLVLLSVVDHFNRIGKVGNQKRVVGVLLGSWHKKVLDVSNSFAVPFDEDEKDDSVWFLDHDYLENMYGMFKKVNARERIVGWYHTGPKLHKNDIAINELMKRYCPNSVLVIIDVKPKDLGLPTEACISVEEVHDDGTPTSKTFEHVTSEIGAEEAEEVGVEHLLRDIKDTTVGTLSQRITNQVHGLKGLNSKILEIRNYLEKVATGKLPINHQIIYQLQDVFNLLPDVNLQEFVKAFYLKTNDQMLVVYLASLIRSVVALHNLINNKIANRDAEKKEGQEKDEGKKEKKDDKEKCESKKEEKKDKK